The Verrucomicrobium spinosum DSM 4136 = JCM 18804 genome includes a region encoding these proteins:
- a CDS encoding sulfurtransferase → MTSKFSAYAHPDALVDTDWLAANLDTPGIRIVESNEDLLLYDTGHIPGAVHIDWRRDLNDEITRDYVGPDAFAQVCRKNGITPETIVVFYGDKSNWWACYALWVFQLFGHQNVKILDGGRAKWTAEEKPLTRVVPNYPATDYPTPLERDDTTNRAFYHQTWQHMLAKKPLVDVRSPKEFSGETTHMPEYPQEGVLRGGHIPGAKSCPWATAANLDGTFKTAEELDQIYTQNLGLKKDDDIVAYCRIGERSSHTWFVLKYLLGYDKVRNYDGSWTEWGNMVRSPIEKGS, encoded by the coding sequence ATGACTTCCAAGTTTTCTGCCTACGCCCATCCTGATGCCCTCGTCGATACCGACTGGCTGGCCGCCAATCTCGACACGCCGGGCATCCGGATTGTCGAAAGCAACGAGGACCTGCTGCTCTATGACACCGGCCACATCCCCGGAGCGGTGCACATCGACTGGCGTCGGGACCTGAACGATGAAATCACCCGCGACTACGTCGGTCCGGACGCCTTTGCCCAAGTGTGCCGGAAGAACGGCATCACCCCGGAAACCATCGTGGTGTTCTACGGTGACAAGTCCAACTGGTGGGCCTGCTACGCGCTGTGGGTGTTCCAGCTCTTCGGCCACCAGAACGTCAAAATCCTGGATGGCGGCCGCGCCAAGTGGACAGCGGAGGAAAAGCCGCTGACCCGCGTGGTGCCAAACTACCCTGCGACCGACTATCCCACTCCCCTGGAGCGCGATGACACCACGAACCGCGCCTTCTACCACCAGACCTGGCAGCACATGCTGGCCAAGAAGCCGCTTGTGGACGTGCGCTCCCCCAAGGAGTTCAGCGGCGAGACCACCCACATGCCGGAGTATCCCCAGGAAGGGGTGCTGCGTGGCGGCCACATCCCCGGAGCCAAGAGCTGCCCCTGGGCCACCGCTGCCAATCTGGACGGCACCTTCAAAACAGCTGAGGAGCTCGACCAGATCTACACCCAGAACCTGGGCCTCAAAAAGGACGACGACATCGTCGCCTACTGCCGGATTGGCGAGCGCAGCAGCCACACCTGGTTCGTGCTCAAGTACCTCCTGGGCTACGACAAGGTCCGCAACTACGACGGCTCCTGGACCGAGTGGGGCAACATGGTGCGCAGTCCGATTGAGAAGGGAAGTTGA
- a CDS encoding SufE family protein, with translation MSYPPALQDIIELFEHLPEQERRENLIVMSDGAKRQEPKEGETFDLEDVRKDEECTDTVGVYLKVDEDNKVHFAITLGPLVQTLTKAMTSILCRGLNGARPEEIMAVPADFVPRIVGAELVRLRSQTVYYVLGRMKTAVKMYLDRKRAAQAAA, from the coding sequence ATGTCCTATCCCCCCGCCCTTCAAGACATCATTGAACTCTTCGAGCACCTCCCTGAACAGGAGCGGCGGGAGAACCTCATTGTGATGTCGGACGGTGCCAAGCGCCAGGAGCCCAAGGAGGGCGAGACTTTTGATCTCGAAGACGTCCGCAAGGACGAGGAGTGTACCGACACGGTAGGGGTGTACTTGAAGGTGGATGAGGACAACAAGGTGCACTTCGCCATCACCCTGGGGCCCTTGGTTCAGACCCTCACCAAGGCCATGACCTCCATCCTCTGCCGGGGCCTCAACGGAGCCCGGCCCGAGGAAATCATGGCCGTGCCGGCGGACTTCGTGCCCCGCATTGTGGGTGCCGAACTGGTGCGCCTGCGCAGCCAGACGGTGTATTACGTGCTGGGCCGCATGAAGACGGCTGTGAAGATGTACCTGGACCGCAAACGGGCTGCCCAAGCGGCCGCTTGA
- a CDS encoding RluA family pseudouridine synthase — MSASSDYNFAILDETEDWLVVDKPAPLQIHPSKPSDAGLTLWDGIRELLAYELANGGQVSIINRLDRETSGVVLVAKTGPAARRLGKAMMRRQMDKTYLAVVAGWPEWEETTVTAPILRQGDVMDSRIWVKQRVDERGVPCESHFQVRERHETHRGRFSLVECAPHTGRMHQLRVHLAHLGHYVVGDKIYGPSEDCYLEFIETGWTPRLEAQLLLPRQALHSHRLILDDGQGRQEWVAPLPEALGTFLSSARP; from the coding sequence ATGTCCGCCAGTTCCGACTACAACTTCGCCATCCTCGATGAAACCGAGGACTGGCTGGTGGTGGACAAGCCTGCGCCACTCCAGATTCACCCAAGCAAGCCCTCAGACGCCGGGCTGACCCTGTGGGACGGCATTCGCGAGCTGCTGGCCTATGAGCTGGCCAATGGCGGACAGGTCTCCATCATCAACCGGCTGGATCGGGAGACGAGCGGCGTGGTGCTGGTGGCCAAGACCGGACCAGCAGCGCGGCGACTCGGCAAAGCCATGATGCGCCGGCAGATGGACAAGACCTACCTCGCCGTGGTGGCGGGCTGGCCGGAGTGGGAGGAAACGACGGTCACCGCCCCCATCCTGCGACAGGGGGACGTCATGGACTCCCGCATCTGGGTGAAGCAGCGGGTGGATGAGCGGGGGGTCCCGTGTGAAAGCCACTTCCAGGTGCGGGAACGGCATGAGACCCACCGGGGCCGCTTTTCCCTGGTGGAGTGCGCCCCGCACACCGGCCGCATGCACCAGCTCCGGGTGCACCTGGCCCATCTGGGGCACTATGTGGTGGGAGACAAGATCTACGGCCCTTCCGAGGATTGCTACCTGGAGTTCATCGAGACCGGGTGGACTCCGAGGCTGGAGGCCCAGTTGCTGCTTCCCCGCCAGGCACTGCACTCTCATCGGCTCATATTGGATGACGGCCAGGGCAGGCAGGAATGGGTGGCTCCACTGCCGGAGGCGCTGGGGACGTTTCTCAGCAGCGCCCGCCCCTGA
- a CDS encoding beta strand repeat-containing protein: MAPSSPGAAAPSHVVSSIPPHNRRFARTLCRSGLFVVLLATSLGSTWAATRNKTSSSNALNDSASWSGGIPGGNDIAAWVAGSATSNALGADTSWLGIKLDGVASAVAITTGNTLTLGSNGIDLSAAAAQDLTISSNLALRAYTGQVWNVAASRLLTINSGTFTRGLGSSLSIQGAGTVAVAGGFPANDSTGILGPWITYGTGANTRYALRNGSNQIAGYTGTTVAAADAVDTTGAANYEVSGVGTLGSGASFNTLRYTGASGTLAGDFTVNGILNAGAGTLTISGKVTVGASRELLLTVPDSTRNLTLSGGIADNALGASSVTIAHNTANAGTVTLSGASTYTGTTYIQSGTVVVSHNDALGAWDTTTHPNAGTTVYTANRGRLQVTGGVTLSEVISFIGDDPNGTSHSSLMNGTGTNTLLGQLRLIGGVRIGGSGAGNVLNIKGGIVSSDGTTRQLVLNPGGSTVNISDNAVNLGTGGTFYFDQSGLVTLSVTGNVWGRTIVAGGGTMRMMAANVLPSAAVLQLGVAYNTSASTLDLNGFDQTVSRLEQSTATPGVVTSTTAATLTVNQSSNGYFHGQITGQVKLVKQGNTTLQLGGNSTHTGNTVIQSGVLELNSIGASVDNSATVTNTVSSISGLDTTQLIVGQIVTGTGIQAGTYITSIVNATTVNISRAANANGDGTVSFGALTGSLSGSTVDYDNQGGSLTFGKFTTAAQIGGLKGSQNLSLVNTASTGVALSVGGNNESTTYSGVFSGTGGSVNKEGTGTFTVTGNNTHTGGTTVSKGTFLANNTAGSATGTGSVNTVSGSGATLGGTGSITGGASQNITLGAGTFLMVGGTHGVNSGGAQDLVLGNSSSVTNVDINLAGTLQFDLFGNDGSGVSNPLGENDALKLFSSVTVDLTGSSLEVAALGMDPLTWNIGDTWMLIDLSGVTNPTKLDGSPLLSSMPTLAPDKKWTSYSDASGFYVQVAAVPEPGRAMLLILALGAWGLRRRRNLSA; encoded by the coding sequence ATGGCTCCCTCCTCACCCGGCGCAGCCGCGCCTTCCCACGTCGTTTCCTCCATCCCACCCCACAACCGACGCTTTGCCAGGACGTTATGCCGTTCGGGTCTTTTCGTGGTGCTGCTCGCCACCAGTCTCGGTTCCACTTGGGCAGCAACCCGCAACAAGACGAGCTCGTCCAACGCCCTCAATGACTCGGCCAGTTGGAGCGGGGGAATTCCGGGAGGGAACGACATTGCCGCGTGGGTCGCAGGCAGTGCCACCTCCAATGCCTTGGGCGCTGACACCTCCTGGCTGGGCATCAAGCTGGATGGTGTGGCCTCGGCGGTGGCGATCACCACGGGGAACACACTCACACTGGGCTCAAACGGCATCGATCTGAGCGCTGCCGCAGCGCAGGACCTGACCATTTCTTCGAACTTGGCATTGAGAGCCTACACCGGACAGGTGTGGAATGTGGCTGCCAGCCGGCTGCTGACGATCAACTCCGGCACCTTCACCCGCGGTCTCGGATCCTCGTTGAGCATTCAGGGGGCCGGAACTGTGGCAGTGGCAGGCGGCTTTCCCGCCAACGACAGCACCGGCATCCTGGGGCCCTGGATCACCTATGGGACAGGGGCAAATACCCGCTATGCCCTCCGCAATGGCAGCAACCAGATCGCCGGGTACACCGGCACCACCGTGGCCGCAGCCGACGCAGTGGATACCACTGGAGCCGCGAACTACGAAGTGAGCGGCGTGGGCACTCTGGGCTCAGGAGCCTCGTTCAACACCCTGCGTTACACAGGAGCCAGCGGCACCCTCGCCGGAGATTTCACCGTGAATGGCATTCTCAATGCCGGAGCCGGAACGCTCACGATCTCTGGGAAAGTCACGGTCGGTGCTTCACGAGAACTGCTCCTGACCGTGCCTGATTCCACCCGGAATCTCACCCTCAGCGGCGGCATTGCCGACAACGCCTTGGGAGCCTCCAGCGTCACCATCGCCCACAACACCGCAAACGCGGGCACGGTCACGCTTTCAGGCGCCAGCACGTACACGGGCACCACCTACATCCAGTCGGGCACCGTCGTGGTCTCCCACAATGACGCACTGGGTGCCTGGGACACCACCACCCATCCGAACGCGGGCACCACCGTGTACACCGCGAACCGCGGTCGGCTACAAGTCACTGGGGGCGTGACCCTTTCGGAAGTCATTTCCTTTATCGGTGACGATCCCAATGGCACCTCCCACTCCAGCCTGATGAATGGTACAGGCACGAACACCTTGCTGGGGCAGCTACGGCTGATCGGAGGGGTGCGCATCGGCGGCAGCGGGGCTGGCAATGTGCTCAATATCAAAGGCGGCATTGTCTCCTCCGACGGCACCACTCGCCAACTGGTCCTAAACCCGGGAGGCAGCACCGTGAACATCTCCGACAATGCAGTGAATCTGGGTACCGGAGGCACCTTCTACTTTGACCAGAGCGGTCTCGTCACGCTGTCCGTCACCGGCAACGTCTGGGGCCGGACCATCGTGGCCGGCGGTGGCACAATGCGGATGATGGCAGCCAACGTGCTGCCTTCCGCCGCCGTTCTTCAGCTGGGCGTGGCTTACAACACCAGCGCCAGCACCCTGGATCTCAATGGCTTTGACCAGACAGTATCCCGGCTGGAGCAAAGCACCGCCACACCAGGTGTCGTCACCAGCACGACTGCGGCCACCCTTACGGTGAACCAGTCTTCCAACGGCTACTTCCATGGCCAGATCACCGGTCAGGTGAAACTGGTGAAGCAGGGCAACACGACTCTGCAACTCGGCGGGAACAGCACGCATACCGGCAACACGGTCATCCAGTCCGGCGTGCTGGAACTCAACTCAATCGGTGCCTCCGTGGACAACAGCGCCACCGTCACCAACACCGTGTCGTCGATTTCCGGTCTGGACACCACCCAACTCATAGTGGGGCAAATCGTTACGGGCACGGGCATCCAGGCTGGCACCTACATCACCTCCATCGTCAACGCGACAACGGTCAATATCAGCCGTGCGGCCAACGCGAATGGCGATGGCACAGTCTCCTTTGGCGCCCTTACGGGTTCCCTCAGCGGCAGCACAGTGGACTATGACAACCAGGGCGGCAGCCTGACGTTCGGCAAATTCACCACGGCCGCCCAGATCGGCGGTCTGAAAGGCAGCCAGAACCTCTCCCTCGTCAACACGGCCAGCACCGGGGTCGCCCTCAGCGTCGGAGGAAACAACGAGTCCACCACCTACAGCGGCGTCTTCAGCGGCACCGGCGGATCCGTGAACAAAGAGGGCACCGGCACCTTCACGGTCACGGGCAACAACACCCACACCGGCGGCACGACCGTCAGCAAGGGCACCTTCCTGGCCAACAACACCGCCGGTTCCGCCACAGGCACGGGCAGTGTCAACACCGTTTCCGGCAGTGGCGCGACGCTCGGTGGCACCGGCAGCATCACCGGAGGAGCCTCTCAGAACATCACTCTCGGCGCGGGCACCTTCCTCATGGTGGGCGGGACGCACGGCGTGAACTCAGGCGGTGCCCAGGATCTGGTTCTCGGAAACAGCAGCAGCGTCACCAATGTGGACATCAACCTCGCTGGCACCCTTCAGTTTGACCTGTTCGGCAACGACGGCAGTGGCGTTTCCAATCCCCTGGGTGAGAACGACGCGCTCAAACTCTTCTCCTCCGTCACCGTGGATCTCACCGGCAGCAGTCTGGAGGTGGCCGCGCTGGGCATGGACCCGCTCACCTGGAACATTGGCGACACCTGGATGCTGATCGATCTCTCCGGCGTGACCAATCCCACCAAACTCGATGGCAGCCCGCTGCTCTCCAGCATGCCCACGCTTGCTCCGGAC